The proteins below are encoded in one region of Chloroflexi bacterium ADurb.Bin180:
- a CDS encoding putative ATP-dependent helicase Lhr has translation MDLTEALQALRTDPRFCENIVAWVRQPARAARFGPFPEAIDARVREAIRSRGIDALYTHQADAIAATLRGENVVVVAGPASGKTLCYNLPVLDVLVREPQARALYLFPTKALAQDQQAAWQELTRGILGPGAAATYDGDTATGSRARARREAQVLITNPDMVHLGVLPHHTRWHEFFANLRFVVLDEMHAYCGLLGGHVANVLRRLRRVCELYGSRPQFVLCSATIANPAELAAGLIGQPATLVDNDGSPAGESHFLFYNPPLIDPARGLRRGQLAESAALASFFVEKGLSTIAFHTGRRGTELLLRYLRSALKEQGCSPNQVSGYRGGYLPRERREIERQLRDGTLRGVVTTNALELGIDIGELSVCILSGYPGTIASTRQQAGRAGRRQGASATVLVGGPSPLDQYLLTHPRHLLERTPELALIAPDNPYLLRSHLKCATFELPFEVDEQYAPGAAAEPLLSEIAASEGVLHRSGRKWFWMDSGYPASSVSLRTASASRVAIVSAQGTTVGLVDAPGAVQLAHEGAVYMHEGVTYEVQRLDLEAGVATVRARETEYFTQASLDSRVDVLQVEASEPGTATTRGWGQVRVRTKATSYGRFAWYTHEKLETVPLDLPEMELLTTAYWLHLGAELVKSLADLGDWTIAALRSYGPDWAEQRNRARARDQYRCRNCGRPELPGKQLDVHHLQPFRTFDYRPGENDNYLRANRLDNLISLCPDCHRQLETSRDMQGTLEGLACVFRSLAPLFLMCDPRDLGMAVDLDMGFSKAPTIVIYDLVPGGVGFSEELYARHEAILAACLDRVRECQCEEGCPACVGAPPERGLGAKRRVLDLLGRLVNPRADAAGQA, from the coding sequence ATGGACCTGACCGAGGCACTCCAAGCTCTTCGCACCGATCCGCGGTTCTGTGAAAACATCGTCGCCTGGGTCCGGCAACCCGCGCGAGCCGCTCGATTTGGGCCGTTCCCCGAGGCTATCGATGCTCGAGTCCGGGAAGCGATTCGCAGTCGGGGAATCGACGCACTCTACACACACCAGGCAGACGCGATAGCCGCCACACTTCGGGGCGAGAACGTTGTCGTTGTTGCCGGTCCGGCCTCGGGCAAGACCCTGTGCTACAACCTGCCAGTGCTGGACGTTCTCGTTCGTGAGCCTCAGGCGCGAGCACTCTATCTGTTCCCCACCAAGGCCCTCGCGCAAGACCAACAGGCCGCATGGCAGGAGCTGACTCGGGGCATTCTGGGGCCAGGCGCAGCAGCCACCTACGACGGAGATACCGCCACTGGCTCACGCGCCAGAGCCAGGCGCGAAGCTCAGGTCCTGATCACCAATCCCGATATGGTCCACCTTGGCGTCCTGCCTCATCACACGCGCTGGCACGAGTTCTTTGCCAACCTCAGATTCGTCGTGCTGGACGAAATGCACGCCTACTGCGGATTGCTGGGCGGACACGTGGCCAATGTGCTACGGCGACTGCGACGGGTGTGCGAGCTCTATGGCTCCAGGCCGCAATTCGTGCTCTGCTCGGCCACCATCGCCAATCCCGCCGAGCTCGCTGCCGGGCTCATCGGCCAACCGGCCACTCTGGTGGACAACGACGGTTCGCCAGCGGGAGAGTCTCACTTTCTCTTCTACAACCCACCGTTGATCGACCCTGCCCGCGGTCTCAGGCGCGGGCAGCTCGCCGAGTCGGCCGCTCTGGCCTCATTCTTTGTGGAGAAGGGCTTATCGACCATCGCCTTCCACACCGGAAGACGAGGCACCGAGCTGCTGCTCAGATACCTGAGGAGCGCGCTGAAGGAGCAAGGCTGCTCACCGAACCAGGTCAGCGGATATCGAGGTGGGTATCTGCCCCGCGAGAGGAGAGAGATTGAGCGCCAACTGCGCGATGGCACCCTGCGCGGCGTGGTCACCACGAATGCGCTGGAACTGGGCATCGACATCGGTGAACTCAGCGTATGCATCCTCAGCGGCTACCCTGGCACAATCGCCAGTACCAGGCAGCAGGCGGGGCGAGCCGGCCGCCGCCAAGGCGCCTCCGCCACAGTACTGGTGGGAGGGCCCTCACCCCTGGACCAGTACCTGCTGACCCATCCCCGCCACCTCCTGGAACGGACGCCAGAACTGGCCTTGATCGCCCCGGACAACCCCTATCTTCTGCGCTCGCACCTCAAGTGCGCCACCTTTGAGCTCCCCTTTGAGGTAGACGAGCAGTATGCACCCGGCGCCGCTGCCGAGCCGTTGCTCTCGGAGATCGCTGCCTCTGAGGGCGTCCTACACCGCTCCGGGCGCAAGTGGTTCTGGATGGACAGCGGCTATCCGGCTTCGAGCGTCTCTTTGCGCACTGCCAGCGCCAGCCGAGTCGCCATCGTGAGTGCACAGGGGACCACGGTCGGGTTGGTGGATGCGCCGGGCGCCGTGCAGTTGGCTCATGAGGGAGCGGTCTACATGCACGAAGGCGTCACCTACGAAGTGCAGCGATTGGACCTCGAGGCGGGCGTGGCCACAGTTCGCGCCAGAGAGACAGAGTACTTTACTCAAGCCTCGCTGGATTCCAGAGTGGACGTGCTGCAGGTTGAGGCCTCCGAGCCCGGGACAGCGACAACACGAGGATGGGGACAGGTGCGCGTTCGCACCAAGGCCACCAGTTACGGCCGGTTTGCCTGGTACACCCACGAAAAGCTCGAAACCGTGCCGTTGGACCTACCCGAGATGGAGCTCCTGACAACCGCCTACTGGCTGCACCTGGGCGCAGAGCTGGTGAAATCCCTGGCTGACCTGGGAGACTGGACTATCGCCGCCCTGCGCTCCTACGGACCGGACTGGGCAGAGCAGAGAAATCGCGCTCGCGCCAGAGACCAATACCGCTGTCGCAACTGCGGCCGGCCGGAGCTGCCTGGCAAGCAACTGGATGTCCATCACCTGCAGCCTTTCCGCACCTTTGATTACCGACCGGGCGAGAACGACAACTACCTGCGGGCGAACCGACTGGACAACCTCATCTCGCTGTGCCCGGACTGTCATCGGCAACTCGAGACCTCAAGGGACATGCAGGGGACACTCGAGGGTTTGGCCTGCGTGTTTCGCAGTCTGGCGCCGCTATTCCTGATGTGCGATCCGCGTGACCTCGGAATGGCCGTCGACCTGGACATGGGCTTTAGCAAAGCACCCACGATAGTGATCTACGACCTTGTACCGGGGGGAGTAGGATTCAGCGAGGAGCTTTACGCGCGTCACGAGGCGATACTCGCTGCCTGTTTGGACCGGGTCCGTGAGTGCCAGTGTGAGGAGGGATGCCCTGCTTGCGTGGGAGCGCCCCCTGAACGGGGTTTGGGGGCCAAGCGTCGCGTTCTCGACCTGCTGGGCAGGCTGGTCAACCCGCGTGCGGACGCCGCCGGCCAGGCGTAG
- the quiP gene encoding Acyl-homoserine lactone acylase QuiP precursor, with the protein MIKILKRAFSTAVLVLLIAALLFVGGVYQVMFRATFPRTDGRAELDGLQGQVEIIRDRWGVPHIYAEFERDAYFAQGYVHAQDRLWQMEFNRRLAAGRLSEVLGESTLDTDRLVRTLGLYRAAQRDVETLPPEVLAELTAYAEGVNAFIGTHRNHLPLEFQLLGFAPEPWTVTDSLGWTKVMAMGLDGNWEDELERQRLTAKLGEQKASELFPAYPEGAPVVVPEETAGLRLADESLLTGWRQFRQLSGYPDSGSGSNNWVVDGSMTATGRPILANDPHLGIQIPSLWYEVHLVAGALDVIGASFPGCPGVVIGHNRSIAWGMTNSRVDVQDLYVEHVNDAGQYEYRGEWYDLGELTEQIWVKGRSGPVWLTVRTTRHGPLLPSDDKVQGPPLALRWTALESGSIFTSLHLLNRAENWDQFRSALRHWNSPAQNLLYADAQGNIGYQLPGVIPIRSRGQGLVPVPGWTGEYEWNGSIPFEELPSAYNPPQHYLVTANNKIVADDYPYFLSANWAEPSRAQRITQLLQGKKHLTVADMRNIQADAYSLAAARVMPYVLALGPQGWLQERAFRFFEQWDYQMRPESGAAGIADVVLWRALMNTFGDELQGVQIEPGSWGRMAQVLFGIIDQPDSPWFDDVTTPEVESRDQILRKSVGEAMEFWRRHYGDLVGNLDSQWAWGKVHTATFKHVLGSVPALGLLLNRGPVAAPGTWCTVNANAYYPGSFDVESLPSYRQIVDVGHWDESLYQHTTGQSGQPLSRHYDDMIGAWQAVQPQQMLYERSEVLAQAEGVLTLAPSR; encoded by the coding sequence TTGATCAAGATCCTCAAACGAGCGTTCTCGACAGCGGTCCTGGTACTGCTCATCGCCGCACTCTTGTTCGTGGGCGGAGTCTACCAGGTGATGTTCCGCGCCACGTTTCCCCGCACTGACGGACGGGCTGAACTCGACGGGCTCCAGGGCCAGGTCGAGATCATCCGGGACCGGTGGGGGGTACCGCACATCTATGCCGAGTTCGAGCGCGATGCCTACTTTGCTCAGGGCTATGTTCACGCTCAGGACCGGCTGTGGCAGATGGAGTTCAATCGAAGGCTGGCGGCTGGCCGGTTGTCGGAGGTGCTGGGCGAGTCGACGCTTGACACCGACCGTCTTGTGCGGACGCTGGGACTGTATCGCGCCGCGCAACGCGATGTGGAAACCCTGCCCCCGGAGGTGCTCGCCGAACTGACCGCCTATGCAGAAGGGGTGAATGCCTTCATTGGCACCCACCGCAACCACTTGCCGCTCGAGTTTCAGCTGCTGGGGTTTGCCCCTGAGCCGTGGACGGTGACCGACTCGCTGGGCTGGACCAAAGTGATGGCTATGGGGCTCGACGGAAACTGGGAGGATGAGCTCGAAAGGCAGAGGCTCACCGCCAAACTCGGTGAGCAGAAGGCGAGCGAACTGTTCCCTGCCTATCCTGAAGGTGCTCCGGTGGTTGTCCCTGAGGAGACGGCGGGCCTGAGGCTGGCTGACGAGTCGTTGCTGACGGGATGGCGCCAATTCAGACAACTGAGCGGCTATCCGGATTCGGGGTCTGGCAGCAATAACTGGGTAGTCGATGGGTCTATGACGGCAACTGGCAGACCCATTCTGGCCAATGACCCGCATCTTGGCATCCAGATACCTTCGCTCTGGTACGAGGTTCACCTTGTTGCTGGCGCGCTTGACGTAATCGGAGCCTCCTTTCCGGGTTGCCCCGGCGTGGTCATCGGTCACAACAGGTCGATCGCCTGGGGAATGACCAACTCGAGGGTCGACGTTCAGGACCTGTATGTCGAGCACGTGAACGATGCTGGTCAGTACGAATACAGGGGCGAGTGGTACGATCTCGGTGAACTGACCGAGCAAATCTGGGTGAAGGGTCGAAGCGGGCCAGTCTGGCTGACCGTTCGCACGACCCGCCACGGACCATTGCTGCCCTCCGACGACAAGGTTCAGGGTCCACCCCTGGCCTTGCGATGGACCGCATTGGAAAGTGGCAGCATCTTTACCAGCCTGCACCTCCTCAATCGCGCTGAAAACTGGGATCAGTTCCGTTCGGCCCTCAGACACTGGAATTCGCCTGCACAGAACTTGCTCTATGCAGATGCGCAGGGGAACATTGGCTACCAGCTTCCCGGAGTAATCCCAATTCGCAGCCGGGGCCAGGGCCTGGTGCCTGTCCCCGGCTGGACAGGCGAGTACGAATGGAACGGCTCTATCCCGTTTGAGGAGCTGCCTTCAGCCTACAACCCGCCGCAGCACTACCTGGTCACGGCCAACAACAAGATCGTCGCGGATGACTACCCATACTTCCTCTCGGCGAACTGGGCGGAGCCCTCTCGGGCTCAACGGATCACGCAGCTACTACAGGGGAAGAAGCACCTGACTGTGGCCGACATGCGGAACATCCAGGCCGACGCCTACTCGCTGGCTGCCGCGCGGGTGATGCCGTACGTTCTGGCACTGGGCCCGCAGGGGTGGCTGCAAGAGCGGGCCTTTCGCTTCTTCGAGCAGTGGGACTATCAGATGCGACCCGAAAGCGGCGCTGCGGGCATCGCTGATGTGGTGCTATGGCGGGCGCTGATGAATACGTTCGGGGATGAGCTACAGGGCGTGCAGATCGAACCGGGCTCCTGGGGCAGAATGGCCCAGGTTTTGTTCGGGATCATCGACCAGCCTGACAGCCCGTGGTTCGACGATGTGACGACTCCGGAGGTCGAGAGTCGCGACCAGATACTGCGGAAGAGCGTCGGAGAGGCAATGGAGTTCTGGAGGCGTCACTACGGGGACCTGGTGGGCAACCTGGACAGCCAGTGGGCCTGGGGTAAGGTGCATACCGCTACTTTCAAGCACGTCCTGGGATCCGTGCCGGCCCTGGGTTTGCTCCTGAACCGCGGGCCCGTGGCGGCACCTGGCACCTGGTGCACGGTCAACGCCAACGCCTACTATCCAGGATCTTTCGACGTCGAGTCTCTTCCGTCGTACCGTCAGATAGTGGACGTGGGGCACTGGGACGAGTCGCTCTACCAGCACACTACCGGTCAATCGGGTCAGCCCCTCAGTCGGCATTACGACGATATGATTGGTGCCTGGCAGGCGGTTCAGCCGCAGCAGATGCTGTACGAGCGCTCGGAGGTGCTGGCTCAGGCTGAGGGTGTGCTCACTCTGGCGCCGAGCAGATAA
- the yabJ gene encoding Enamine/imine deaminase, which yields MSRQICSTPNAPAAVGPYSQAVRVGDLVFTAGQIGLIPGTRELAGPDIVAQTRQVLLNLQAILEAAGSDLAHAIKTTVFLADMKDWPAMNEVYGEFFPSQPPSRSAIQVVALPLGAKVEIEAVAVVCDAGC from the coding sequence ATGTCCAGGCAGATCTGCTCTACCCCGAACGCACCAGCGGCGGTCGGGCCCTATTCGCAGGCGGTTCGAGTTGGGGATCTCGTGTTCACAGCGGGCCAGATTGGCCTCATTCCGGGCACTCGTGAGCTGGCAGGACCGGATATCGTCGCTCAGACACGGCAAGTGCTGCTGAACCTGCAGGCCATTCTGGAGGCTGCTGGCTCAGACCTCGCCCATGCGATCAAGACGACGGTCTTTCTGGCCGACATGAAGGATTGGCCGGCAATGAACGAGGTCTATGGCGAGTTCTTCCCGTCCCAGCCACCTTCCCGCTCAGCAATACAGGTCGTGGCGCTGCCTCTGGGTGCCAAGGTCGAGATTGAGGCCGTAGCGGTGGTGTGCGACGCTGGCTGCTGA
- the smc_2 gene encoding Chromosome partition protein Smc encodes MFLKRLELRGFKTFASYTDLVFDAGVTAIVGPNGSGKSNIADAVRWVLGEQSYAALRGKRTEDMIFAGTSRRPQMGMAEAILTFDNSSRWLPIDFAEVTVCRRAYRSGENQYLVNGSRVRLRDVLDMLGKASLGRQGFVVIGQGLVDAALTLRPEERRVLFEVAAGIHIYQDKRTDSLNKLAETKQNTLRLNDITAELAPRVRDLEHQARRAQEREVVSRDLEKLLRVWYGYQWHRLQLRVNEAENALHSQQEELDLWRGKQHEVEALVGGTLERQAELRRQLSLWHKESGELHSRAELTGRELAVSRERLNLLQVRQSELSLEAGQLESRRARLQAILATAQTDLESTQAQLATETARVDGLKVAFKQTEAARIQRSQAVDQARDGAYALASSLAEAKNKLASLQERRMQVVAEHDKAQQDVATVEAQLAELRSSLAQAHEQSEATRAAATETEQRRARLQKELADGERDVESRRQAVEAAARNRQRAEDRQELLSGLRSSMAGLAPGVKAVLEARQRLSGIIGPVTELLQVPPELERAIESALGTYGQALVVERWEDASGAIAELRRQDSGWATFLPLDSLSPSPTKLPPGDSEVIGLAQQLVTYETRFERVAQLLLGQVVVVKDLEAARRIRTRLQPGQRIVTLTGETVQSTGVLSGGSPRNASCASCQSR; translated from the coding sequence ATGTTTCTGAAACGCCTCGAGCTCCGCGGATTCAAGACCTTTGCTTCCTATACCGACCTCGTCTTTGACGCCGGCGTCACGGCCATCGTCGGTCCCAATGGCAGCGGCAAGTCCAACATCGCCGACGCGGTGCGCTGGGTGCTCGGCGAACAGAGCTATGCCGCTCTGCGTGGCAAACGCACCGAAGACATGATCTTTGCCGGCACCAGCCGCCGTCCGCAGATGGGCATGGCCGAGGCTATCCTCACCTTTGACAATTCCAGCCGTTGGCTGCCCATCGACTTTGCCGAGGTCACAGTCTGTCGCCGGGCCTACCGTTCGGGCGAGAACCAGTACCTGGTCAATGGCAGTCGGGTGCGTCTGCGAGATGTGCTGGACATGCTGGGCAAGGCATCACTGGGACGTCAGGGTTTTGTGGTCATCGGCCAGGGACTGGTCGATGCGGCTCTCACCCTGCGCCCTGAGGAGCGTCGCGTCCTCTTTGAGGTGGCGGCGGGCATTCACATCTACCAGGACAAGCGCACCGACTCGCTGAACAAACTCGCTGAGACGAAGCAGAATACCCTGCGCCTCAACGACATCACGGCCGAGCTTGCGCCTCGTGTCCGGGACCTGGAGCACCAGGCCAGGCGAGCGCAGGAGCGCGAGGTGGTTAGCCGAGACCTGGAGAAGCTGCTACGGGTCTGGTACGGCTACCAGTGGCACCGTCTGCAGTTGCGAGTCAACGAAGCTGAGAATGCTTTGCATAGTCAGCAGGAAGAACTCGACCTGTGGCGTGGCAAGCAGCACGAAGTTGAGGCTCTGGTTGGCGGAACGCTTGAACGCCAGGCCGAGCTGCGACGGCAGCTCAGTCTGTGGCACAAGGAGAGTGGAGAGCTGCACAGCCGAGCCGAACTAACCGGGCGAGAGCTGGCAGTAAGCCGCGAGCGGTTGAACCTGTTGCAGGTTCGCCAGTCGGAGCTGAGCCTCGAGGCAGGGCAACTCGAAAGCAGGCGCGCACGGCTGCAGGCCATTCTGGCCACCGCCCAGACCGACCTCGAATCAACCCAGGCGCAGTTGGCTACTGAGACGGCCCGGGTGGACGGGCTCAAAGTCGCGTTCAAGCAGACTGAAGCAGCGCGCATCCAACGCTCGCAGGCAGTCGATCAGGCCCGGGATGGAGCCTACGCCCTTGCCTCGTCCCTGGCCGAGGCAAAGAACAAGCTCGCATCGCTCCAGGAACGACGAATGCAGGTCGTCGCCGAGCACGACAAGGCGCAGCAGGATGTGGCCACTGTTGAAGCGCAACTCGCTGAGCTCAGGTCGAGTCTCGCTCAGGCCCACGAACAGAGCGAAGCAACCAGGGCCGCTGCCACAGAGACCGAGCAGCGCCGGGCCAGGCTGCAGAAGGAGCTCGCGGATGGCGAGCGCGATGTGGAGTCACGTCGGCAGGCGGTCGAGGCGGCAGCGCGCAATCGGCAGAGGGCAGAGGACCGTCAGGAGCTGCTGTCTGGCCTGCGTTCGAGCATGGCCGGCCTGGCGCCCGGCGTCAAGGCCGTGCTCGAGGCACGCCAGCGGCTCTCTGGCATCATTGGCCCGGTGACTGAGCTATTGCAGGTTCCGCCGGAACTGGAGCGGGCTATCGAATCGGCGCTGGGTACCTACGGGCAGGCGCTCGTCGTAGAGCGCTGGGAGGATGCCTCTGGCGCAATAGCCGAGCTTCGCCGCCAGGACTCGGGATGGGCCACCTTCCTTCCCCTCGACTCTCTCAGCCCGTCACCAACCAAGCTGCCTCCGGGCGATTCCGAGGTCATCGGTCTGGCTCAGCAGCTAGTTACTTACGAAACACGTTTTGAACGAGTTGCCCAGCTCCTGCTCGGTCAGGTCGTCGTGGTAAAAGACCTGGAGGCAGCCAGACGCATTCGCACCAGATTACAGCCTGGCCAGCGCATAGTCACTCTCACTGGTGAAACGGTGCAGAGCACGGGCGTGCTGAGCGGCGGCTCGCCCAGGAACGCGAGTTGCGCGAGCTGCCAGTCCAGGTAG
- the smc_3 gene encoding Chromosome partition protein Smc yields the protein MRELPVQVAALRAEEERLAGALGEAERELAACREGLNAAVEELRQIAQRRDAATKAAATTEGRIERLLSENEWRRKLSRDQHQELQALETRATELNAQIRSLSEQHTVQRQQLDRALAAQQEEQHRDQESRQAIAEAETSLAVLRRQSQALEQSLLAQRAELERFEKDAASSAQRMAQAGYEAEQISQRVATLQIESTELSTQVAALSALIDPAEAELNGLENQVQGLENELAGIRRRASELDTLFGQQLLEKERRVDAFASLERRIEEDLGDIEYPTERVKQLRLEFLGQQLPLTESEVVQEDLSSEIKDLKARLRRMGTVNPNAPQEFAEVSQRYQYLKSQIADLEQSAASLEQVIKELDEVMKTEFLKVFHAVAAEFSRYFQVLFQGGQARIALTDPDNPSTTGVEIFARPPGKRQQSLALLSGGERALTAAALVFAVLKTRPLPFCFLDEVDAMLDEANVGRFRSQLLEFSELTQFIVITHNRQTVEAANTVYGISMGEDGASKTISLRLQERLPMPPPAAQAEPTPPAA from the coding sequence TTGCGCGAGCTGCCAGTCCAGGTAGCCGCGCTGCGTGCTGAAGAGGAGCGCCTGGCCGGGGCTCTCGGCGAGGCGGAGCGAGAACTCGCCGCCTGCCGCGAGGGGCTGAACGCCGCCGTGGAGGAGCTCAGGCAAATCGCGCAGCGACGCGATGCGGCCACCAAGGCCGCTGCCACGACAGAGGGTAGAATCGAACGTCTTCTTTCGGAAAACGAGTGGCGGCGCAAGCTCAGCCGCGACCAGCACCAGGAGTTGCAGGCTCTGGAGACGCGCGCAACCGAGCTGAACGCCCAGATTCGCAGTCTGTCCGAACAGCATACGGTCCAGAGACAGCAGCTCGACAGAGCGCTGGCCGCTCAGCAAGAAGAGCAGCACCGGGACCAAGAGTCGCGTCAGGCCATCGCAGAAGCAGAGACGTCGTTGGCCGTCTTGCGGCGGCAGTCTCAGGCGCTGGAGCAGTCTCTGCTCGCCCAGCGAGCTGAACTGGAACGGTTCGAGAAAGACGCGGCCAGCAGTGCGCAGCGCATGGCCCAGGCGGGGTACGAGGCCGAACAGATCAGTCAGCGGGTCGCGACGCTCCAGATTGAATCGACCGAACTCTCCACTCAGGTGGCTGCCTTGTCCGCCTTGATCGATCCGGCCGAGGCGGAGCTCAACGGCCTGGAAAACCAGGTTCAGGGCCTGGAGAACGAACTCGCTGGCATTCGTCGTCGCGCTTCAGAGCTCGACACCCTGTTTGGCCAACAGCTACTGGAGAAAGAGCGGCGCGTAGACGCGTTCGCCTCACTTGAGCGCCGCATCGAGGAGGATTTGGGCGACATTGAGTACCCCACGGAGCGGGTGAAGCAGTTGCGGCTCGAGTTCCTCGGTCAGCAGCTGCCCCTGACCGAGTCCGAAGTCGTGCAGGAGGACCTGAGCAGCGAGATCAAGGACCTCAAGGCCCGGCTGCGACGAATGGGCACGGTCAACCCGAATGCCCCTCAGGAGTTCGCAGAGGTCTCTCAGCGCTATCAGTACCTCAAGTCGCAGATCGCCGACCTGGAGCAGTCTGCTGCCTCGCTTGAGCAGGTCATCAAGGAGCTCGACGAAGTAATGAAGACCGAGTTCCTCAAGGTCTTTCACGCGGTGGCAGCCGAGTTCTCTCGCTATTTCCAGGTTCTTTTCCAGGGCGGGCAGGCCCGCATCGCACTCACTGATCCGGACAATCCGTCGACCACAGGAGTGGAGATCTTTGCCCGACCGCCCGGCAAACGTCAGCAGTCTCTGGCCCTCTTGTCAGGTGGTGAGCGGGCGCTCACTGCGGCAGCCCTCGTGTTTGCGGTGCTCAAGACGCGCCCCTTGCCCTTCTGCTTCCTAGACGAGGTCGATGCAATGCTGGACGAAGCAAACGTGGGGCGTTTTCGTAGTCAACTGCTCGAGTTCTCCGAGCTCACCCAGTTCATTGTCATCACCCACAACCGCCAGACAGTGGAGGCGGCCAACACCGTCTATGGTATCTCGATGGGCGAAGACGGCGCCTCCAAGACCATCTCGCTCCGATTGCAGGAGCGCCTGCCGATGCCACCTCCTGCTGCCCAGGCAGAACCAACGCCACCCGCCGCTTGA
- the ansA gene encoding L-asparaginase, translating into MREDNGAGGAVLALTAADLAGSLRFATVSLPEITTEEYGPLPSCQFTIDHLWGLRQRVMQLLQDGTDDRGSAPAIVITHGTDTLEETAYLLDLTVPSPVPVVITGAMRVASDPGYDGMANLLAAIRVASSPQSCGLGTLVVMNDEIHTARDVTKTDSQSLDTFQSPVWGPIGRVDAGQVRTARRIERSIIAAPRLEQRVVLLKLAVGMDADLVTLAVDRGAKGLVIETFGGGRVPPWWLEPIRQAAAAGVAVAVTTRCLSGNLGDPYRYEGAFSDLVEAGCLVAPGLNGPKARLRLMAALAAGSNADDVRHLYESDQSHAPFLK; encoded by the coding sequence ATGCGTGAGGACAATGGCGCAGGCGGGGCAGTTCTCGCACTGACCGCCGCAGACCTGGCGGGCAGTCTGCGTTTCGCCACCGTCTCCCTGCCCGAGATTACCACCGAGGAGTATGGTCCTCTTCCCAGCTGCCAGTTCACTATCGATCATCTGTGGGGCTTGCGCCAGCGGGTGATGCAACTCCTGCAAGACGGAACGGACGATCGCGGCTCGGCGCCGGCCATCGTAATCACCCACGGCACTGACACGCTCGAGGAGACGGCCTATCTGCTGGACCTGACCGTGCCTTCTCCTGTACCGGTCGTCATCACCGGCGCGATGCGAGTGGCATCAGATCCGGGTTACGACGGCATGGCCAATCTGCTCGCCGCCATCAGGGTGGCCTCCTCTCCGCAGTCATGCGGATTGGGGACGTTGGTAGTGATGAATGACGAGATCCATACTGCGCGCGATGTGACCAAGACCGACAGTCAGAGCCTCGACACCTTCCAGTCCCCCGTCTGGGGGCCCATCGGGCGCGTTGATGCCGGCCAGGTGCGCACAGCTAGGCGCATCGAGCGCAGCATCATCGCCGCGCCGCGGCTGGAGCAGCGTGTCGTTCTGCTCAAGTTGGCTGTGGGAATGGATGCCGACCTGGTGACCCTTGCGGTTGACCGCGGGGCAAAGGGGCTGGTCATTGAGACCTTTGGCGGCGGCCGCGTGCCCCCGTGGTGGCTGGAGCCAATCCGCCAGGCAGCGGCAGCCGGTGTGGCGGTTGCCGTGACCACGCGCTGCCTGTCGGGGAACTTGGGTGACCCGTACCGCTACGAAGGCGCTTTTTCCGACCTCGTGGAGGCGGGTTGCCTGGTAGCCCCTGGCCTGAATGGCCCAAAGGCGCGCCTTCGGCTGATGGCCGCCCTCGCCGCGGGCAGCAACGCCGATGATGTCCGCCATCTGTACGAATCGGACCAGAGCCATGCGCCATTCCTCAAGTAG